The Acidimicrobiia bacterium genomic sequence CGGCGTGAAGGGCGGGTCGTTCGACACGATCGTCCGCTACGACGTCGACAGCGGCACGTCGTCCGAGCACCGGTTCCCGCCCGGCGTCGTCGTGGGCGAGCCCGTCTTCGCGCCCCGGCCCGGCGGCTGGGACGAGGACGACGGCTGGCTGCTCGTGTTCGCGTACGACCTCGCGCGTGACCGCAGCGACCTCGTGATCCTCGACGCCGCGCGCGTGGCGTCGTCGCCGGTGGCCGTCGTGCACCTGCCGGCACGCGTTCCCGCCGGTCTGCACGGCAACTGGTTCCCCGCGGAGTAGGGCGACCCGTCTCGCGCGGCTGGCGGCGGCGCGGGAGGGGGCGCGACGCTGCCCCGGTGGCCGCCGCGGCCCCCGTCGACGAAGACCGCTCCACCCGCGCGCACGCGACTGCGGCCGTGCTCGGCTACCAGCCCGCGCTCGACGGCATCCGCGCGGTCGCGATCGTCATGGTCCTGCTGTTCCACACGATCTACCGCAACAAGGCGCTCTTCGCCGGCGGGTACCTGGGCGTCGACGCGTTCTTCGTGCTCAGCGGGTTCCTGATCACGACGTTGCTGCTGCAGGAGGCGCGCCGCTGGCGCCACGTGAGCCTGCGGAGGTTCTACGTGCGTCGCGCGCTGCGCCTGCTGCCGCTCGCCGGCGCGCTCGCGCTCACCGGTGCGCTCGTGAACCTGACGACGAGCCGCGGCTTCGCGGAACGCCCGTGGCCGGAGGGCGTCGCCAGCGTCCTCTTCTACTTCGCGAACTGGATGCACCTCTGGCAGCCCAGCGCGCTCGGGTTCATGGGCCACGCCTGGTCACTCGCGATCGAGGAGCAGTTCTACCTGCTGTGGCCGCCCTTGCTCGTGCTCCTGCTGTGGCGCCGCGTCGGGCGGTGGCCCCTCCTCCTCATCGCGGTCGCGCTCGCGTGCGGGTCCGCGGCGCTGCGCGCGTACCGCTGGT encodes the following:
- a CDS encoding acyltransferase, translated to MAAAAPVDEDRSTRAHATAAVLGYQPALDGIRAVAIVMVLLFHTIYRNKALFAGGYLGVDAFFVLSGFLITTLLLQEARRWRHVSLRRFYVRRALRLLPLAGALALTGALVNLTTSRGFAERPWPEGVASVLFYFANWMHLWQPSALGFMGHAWSLAIEEQFYLLWPPLLVLLLWRRVGRWPLLLIAVALACGSAALRAYRWYTVTHPGHAMTASAFGRFVLGQREFKAGDHIYYSSFTHADGLLIGCALAVLLVSFPSLHRVVPRFGVAIATAGVVAAGVVVAKAGPAGIGSFLSYWGLPVFELGVAAVTAAVVLRPRLLLGRALGNPVAVWVGRRSYGLYVIHGAVFTLLAHVFHTDGVLIPAMWGLTFALAALSFRFLETPILRLKDRFSTRPVTPSLAT